The following are from one region of the Candidatus Shapirobacteria bacterium genome:
- a CDS encoding ATP-grasp domain-containing protein, whose product MTSNLLSALNQSPYYYFFLVVDDSLRISLPQLKYFTPVNSNQFDNELNSGKLLSNPKVRDFIETTSKKHHKLPAIIPFKPSAKIDFICKNRNWLKVSNDSSLNRVIEDKLKFPLICKNHDIPILPFIIDKLNRLSFEKAKNLLGPELIIQTHFGWAGKSTFQADCFDHLKKTIPPDTVVKFSPHLKESYTLLNNCCQTNKGLIQSPPAVQFTGIRSLTTNPFSTVGRQWPSFAPPDIIDQTFKITQKFSDYLEKKHYKGFFGLDFIVDQNKVYLLECNPRLTASFAFYTQIELKANLNPLFLFHLAEFSLKNYLFDITTEQTRFKNPKIIGTQLTRRSESGKIDGKYETNNFIVTSPKNSTIKNEIISKIN is encoded by the coding sequence ATGACATCAAATTTGCTATCCGCTCTAAACCAATCTCCATACTACTATTTCTTCCTGGTTGTCGACGACTCGCTTAGAATCTCCCTCCCGCAGCTAAAATATTTCACCCCGGTAAACTCCAATCAGTTCGACAATGAACTTAACTCAGGTAAGCTTCTTTCAAATCCAAAAGTAAGGGACTTTATAGAAACTACCTCAAAAAAACACCATAAATTACCGGCAATTATCCCATTTAAACCATCCGCCAAAATCGATTTTATCTGTAAAAATAGAAATTGGCTTAAAGTCAGTAATGACAGTAGCTTAAACCGTGTAATTGAGGACAAATTAAAATTTCCGCTAATCTGTAAAAATCACGATATTCCGATTTTGCCGTTTATTATCGACAAGCTAAATAGATTATCTTTTGAAAAGGCCAAAAACCTACTCGGCCCCGAACTTATAATCCAAACTCACTTTGGTTGGGCCGGTAAATCCACTTTTCAGGCAGATTGCTTTGACCATCTCAAAAAAACAATTCCACCCGACACTGTTGTAAAATTTTCACCCCACCTCAAAGAGAGTTACACCCTTCTAAATAACTGCTGCCAAACTAATAAGGGGCTAATCCAAAGTCCACCGGCAGTTCAATTTACTGGGATTAGGTCGCTGACTACCAATCCTTTCTCCACCGTCGGACGTCAATGGCCATCCTTTGCCCCCCCCGATATTATCGACCAGACTTTCAAAATTACCCAAAAATTTTCCGACTATCTTGAAAAGAAACACTATAAAGGTTTCTTTGGTCTCGACTTTATTGTTGATCAAAACAAAGTATACCTTCTCGAATGCAATCCCAGACTAACCGCCTCATTTGCCTTTTATACCCAAATTGAGCTGAAAGCCAATTTAAATCCGCTTTTCCTTTTTCACCTTGCCGAATTTAGTCTTAAAAACTATCTCTTTGACATCACCACCGAACAGACACGTTTCAAAAACCCAAAAATCATCGGCACTCAACTTACCAGAAGAAGCGAGTCAGGCAAAATAGACGGAAAATACGAAACCAATAATTTTATCGTTACCTCTCCCAAAAATTCAACTATAAAAAATGAGATCATCTCCAAAATCAACTAA
- the rsmH gene encoding 16S rRNA (cytosine(1402)-N(4))-methyltransferase RsmH has product MLYHTPVLVEETIQFFDPKPGQIYIDATLGNGGHTIEILKTGAKVFGIDQDPLNLKIATTRISEANLDNKFIPIHGNFNDLENIFSKTIQTPPDGILFDLGLSQNQQLSRNRGFSFNDDLSLDMRLDPENQEITAEYIVNTYSFDELYEIFTKYAQEIYSKPLIIRIIKARQKKPVKNSSQLANIIRDYYREKHNQSRIDPSTKIFMALRIAVNNEFSNLKSALTQAVNISKPQTTICVITFHSGEDRIIKQFIKKNFPNAPKPIMPTQKEITKNPLSRSAILRSFRIS; this is encoded by the coding sequence ATGCTCTATCACACCCCGGTTCTGGTTGAAGAGACAATCCAATTTTTCGACCCAAAACCTGGTCAGATATATATCGACGCTACACTCGGAAATGGCGGACATACTATAGAAATTCTAAAAACCGGTGCTAAAGTTTTTGGCATTGACCAGGATCCACTTAACCTGAAAATTGCCACTACAAGAATCAGCGAGGCGAACCTTGATAATAAATTTATTCCTATCCACGGAAATTTTAACGATTTAGAAAATATATTTTCAAAAACTATTCAGACTCCACCCGATGGTATCCTGTTCGATTTGGGATTAAGTCAAAACCAACAATTATCCCGAAACAGGGGATTCTCTTTTAATGACGATCTTTCTCTGGATATGCGACTCGATCCCGAAAACCAGGAAATTACCGCCGAATATATTGTCAATACCTATTCTTTTGACGAACTTTACGAAATCTTTACAAAATACGCCCAGGAAATATATAGTAAACCACTAATCATTAGAATTATAAAAGCCCGTCAAAAAAAACCGGTCAAAAACAGTTCTCAACTGGCAAATATTATCAGGGATTACTATCGGGAAAAACACAACCAGTCACGCATTGACCCAAGTACAAAAATATTTATGGCCCTAAGAATTGCCGTTAACAACGAATTTAGTAATCTCAAGTCAGCCCTAACTCAAGCCGTCAATATTTCAAAACCCCAAACCACCATTTGCGTTATTACCTTCCATTCCGGGGAAGATAGAATTATAAAACAGTTTATTAAAAAAAATTTCCCAAACGCCCCCAAACCCATAATGCCTACTCAAAAAGAAATAACGAAAAACCCATTATCCCGCTCTGCCATCCTCAGATCGTTTAGAATTAGCTAA
- a CDS encoding glycine--tRNA ligase, producing MENNTDDLVAKIVSLCKRRGIIYQNSEIYGGIQGFYDFGPIGSQMKLNWKNLWWRDNVTRRRDVVGIDGSIITHPKVWEASGHVKNFGDILVECKSCHKRFRPDLIGNVAKCPECSGQFTEGRKYNILFETDIGVIEGEKMHAYLRGEACQTIYLDFKNIVDSCRVKIPFGIAQIGKAFRNEITPKNFLYRTREFEQWDIQYFVHPSEMDKWYEYWKESRMNWYRSLFNNSKSLRFRAHEKDELAFYAQKAFDIEYQAPWGWAEMEGLHWRGDYDLTQHSKFSGQDLSYVDPVTHEKYLPHITECSGGVDRSFFFMLLDSYNEQTLESGETRIFLKINPKISAYKIAIIPLASNKPDLVSLAETIYSELSSRYSVDWDDSSNIGKKYRRQDEIGTPWCLVVDFQTLEDGTVTIRDRDTMEQIRINKDHVDSWLQEKLI from the coding sequence ATGGAGAATAATACAGATGACTTAGTAGCCAAAATTGTTTCCCTTTGTAAACGCCGGGGAATTATTTATCAAAACTCAGAAATTTATGGCGGCATTCAGGGATTTTATGACTTTGGACCCATCGGTTCCCAAATGAAACTTAATTGGAAAAACCTTTGGTGGAGAGACAACGTCACCAGAAGGCGGGATGTTGTCGGAATCGACGGTAGTATTATTACTCACCCAAAAGTTTGGGAAGCCTCCGGACACGTAAAGAATTTTGGTGATATTTTGGTCGAATGCAAATCCTGTCACAAACGTTTCCGTCCTGATCTAATCGGTAATGTTGCTAAGTGCCCCGAATGCAGCGGCCAATTCACCGAAGGTCGAAAATATAACATACTGTTTGAAACAGATATCGGTGTAATCGAAGGTGAAAAAATGCATGCTTATCTTCGGGGAGAGGCCTGCCAAACAATTTATCTGGATTTCAAAAATATCGTTGACTCCTGCCGGGTTAAAATCCCCTTTGGCATCGCCCAAATTGGTAAAGCCTTCAGAAACGAAATTACCCCAAAAAATTTCCTTTATCGAACCCGGGAGTTCGAACAATGGGATATTCAGTATTTTGTCCACCCCTCCGAGATGGATAAATGGTACGAATATTGGAAAGAAAGCCGGATGAACTGGTATCGATCACTATTCAACAATTCCAAAAGTCTTCGATTCCGTGCCCACGAAAAAGATGAACTGGCATTTTATGCCCAAAAAGCATTTGATATCGAATACCAAGCCCCGTGGGGTTGGGCCGAAATGGAAGGTCTTCACTGGCGCGGAGATTATGATCTGACGCAACACAGTAAATTCAGCGGACAAGACTTAAGCTATGTCGATCCTGTCACCCATGAAAAATATTTACCCCACATCACTGAGTGTTCCGGGGGTGTTGACCGAAGTTTCTTTTTCATGCTTCTTGACAGCTACAATGAACAAACATTGGAAAGCGGAGAAACCCGAATCTTTTTGAAAATTAATCCCAAAATTTCCGCCTACAAAATCGCCATAATTCCCTTGGCTTCAAATAAGCCCGACCTTGTTAGTCTGGCAGAGACTATTTACTCCGAACTTAGCTCTAGATACTCCGTGGATTGGGACGACAGCAGTAATATCGGTAAAAAATACCGTCGCCAGGACGAGATCGGTACCCCCTGGTGTCTTGTGGTTGACTTCCAGACTCTTGAAGACGGTACGGTTACTATCCGGGACCGTGATACCATGGAACAAATCAGAATCAACAAAGACCACGTCGATTCCTGGTTGCAGGAAAAACTTATCTAA
- a CDS encoding penicillin-binding protein 2 gives MYQKRAKTVFLTILLAFSAIILRLFYWQIIKGDEFRKKAILQTYKLEKILPAKGTINSADGYPMALSQDIYQVSIYKPNLKTNIDNVIYQINQSIPNLIDSTHPTVKSFITNQNIKWVDLPTKISKDKVEKINLPGISFKKYQSRFYPENHLAKNILSGLENYYIKQLAGKTGFSLTAKDAVGNILLTKKSWNKLAVDGQNLHLYLNRGIQLQTEQLLSKGIRQFSADSGSIIIIDPQTGGILAMSSQGATDSAILNTPQNTTISNLFEPGSIFKPLVVSMALDISAIQPDYICTKCNQTITFGEYTIGNWDNQIHPDSTLNDIIKNSDNIGMSHIIARLRLDNFLKYYSELGLTQKTGIDLQGETKPVAKKYWSDVDLATASFGQGIAVTQIQMVQAFNTIANNGILVPPKLVKSITENNKTIKTGQQKIKRVFQESTIKEVKSILKFAVENGAISGLKPKQMEVCAKSGTAQVAVKGGYSESSGIASYIGFSPCQNPKFTMIVTINNPKTSSWGSSTAAPIWFDLASRIYNLL, from the coding sequence ATGTATCAAAAGAGAGCTAAGACAGTTTTTCTGACAATATTGTTAGCATTTTCCGCCATTATATTGAGATTATTTTATTGGCAAATCATAAAGGGTGATGAGTTCAGAAAAAAAGCAATACTTCAAACTTATAAACTTGAAAAAATCCTTCCGGCAAAAGGCACCATAAATTCAGCAGACGGCTACCCCATGGCTCTAAGTCAGGACATCTACCAAGTATCGATTTATAAACCAAATCTTAAGACAAATATCGACAACGTTATCTACCAGATAAATCAATCTATTCCCAACCTTATAGACTCCACCCATCCAACGGTAAAATCATTCATTACAAACCAAAATATAAAATGGGTAGACCTGCCGACCAAAATCTCCAAAGACAAAGTTGAAAAAATTAATCTACCAGGAATTAGTTTCAAGAAATATCAATCAAGGTTTTACCCGGAAAATCACCTGGCAAAAAATATTCTTTCCGGCCTGGAAAATTATTATATTAAACAACTTGCCGGAAAAACCGGCTTTTCCTTAACCGCCAAAGATGCCGTCGGCAACATCCTTCTGACCAAAAAAAGCTGGAATAAACTGGCAGTAGATGGACAAAATTTGCATCTTTACCTAAACCGCGGTATTCAGTTACAAACCGAGCAGCTGTTGTCAAAAGGGATAAGACAATTCTCGGCCGACTCAGGATCAATTATTATTATCGATCCGCAAACGGGGGGAATACTTGCCATGTCTTCCCAAGGGGCCACAGACTCGGCAATACTAAATACACCACAAAACACTACTATTTCTAATCTGTTCGAGCCCGGTTCTATCTTCAAGCCACTGGTTGTTTCCATGGCTCTGGACATAAGTGCAATTCAGCCCGACTATATCTGCACTAAATGCAACCAGACTATAACCTTCGGTGAATATACCATTGGAAACTGGGACAATCAAATCCATCCCGACTCAACCCTAAACGATATTATCAAAAACTCCGACAATATCGGCATGAGCCATATTATTGCCCGGCTCAGACTCGATAATTTTTTGAAATACTACTCGGAGCTTGGTTTAACTCAAAAAACCGGAATAGACCTCCAGGGAGAAACAAAACCTGTCGCAAAAAAATACTGGAGTGATGTTGATCTGGCCACCGCCTCCTTTGGGCAGGGGATAGCCGTGACTCAAATTCAGATGGTTCAGGCTTTCAACACCATTGCCAACAACGGCATTTTGGTACCTCCGAAACTCGTTAAATCAATTACTGAAAACAACAAAACCATCAAAACAGGTCAACAAAAAATCAAAAGAGTTTTTCAGGAATCAACCATAAAAGAAGTAAAATCCATCCTTAAATTTGCAGTAGAAAACGGCGCTATTTCCGGATTGAAACCAAAACAAATGGAAGTATGTGCCAAAAGTGGTACTGCTCAAGTGGCTGTTAAAGGCGGGTATTCAGAAAGCTCAGGTATCGCCTCATACATCGGTTTCTCCCCCTGCCAAAATCCAAAGTTTACCATGATTGTCACCATCAACAACCCAAAAACATCTTCCTGGGGATCGAGTACTGCTGCTCCGATATGGTTCGATTTGGCCAGTCGTATCTACAATTTGCTATAA
- a CDS encoding Mur ligase family protein, translated as MHIHVIGIAGTMTCPLAIALKKAGHTITGSDQEKIYPPISTNLKNADIPINTLKNFKIVDLAIIGSSYLSFSNTKSEFDIIKKLNIPYISATKYVGQNIVKKNSILVVGTGGKTTITSLITWIFLKAKLNPNYMFGGQSLNKIPSLDFTTGDWSIVEGDESINGLDTKAKFLYYPAKYVILTGANWEHKESYKNESDNLESFRTLIKKIPPDGLLITNSLGHKTETLSLASRAKVIFYNGQKSDYKIIKKEISQISKLTFVTPKGNLSIKTSLLGTFNFENILAAVTLCMEIGINPKIIQKAVSSFRGISRRLQKIISKNNLHFYDDFAQSPERIKSALDAVKLHFPNQRIFVYLEPHASFLLTTSGLIGLGNALSDCTKIILSKIPFKTNIPISTRATAKHYSDEIGDNLIYIPQNKELYKYFHQTLKPNDILVHFSSGGAEGLKTFKKITSYRTQ; from the coding sequence ATGCATATTCACGTTATAGGGATTGCCGGTACCATGACTTGTCCCCTGGCCATCGCCTTAAAAAAAGCCGGTCACACTATCACCGGATCAGACCAGGAAAAAATATACCCACCGATAAGTACAAATTTAAAAAATGCCGACATCCCCATAAACACCCTCAAGAACTTTAAAATTGTTGATTTGGCAATTATCGGCTCTTCCTATTTATCGTTTTCTAACACAAAAAGCGAGTTTGATATCATAAAAAAACTTAATATCCCCTACATTTCCGCCACCAAATATGTCGGCCAAAATATTGTCAAAAAAAATTCGATATTGGTCGTCGGCACCGGCGGCAAAACCACAATCACAAGTCTAATAACCTGGATCTTTCTGAAGGCAAAACTAAATCCCAACTATATGTTTGGAGGCCAAAGCCTAAACAAAATTCCCTCCCTCGATTTCACCACCGGGGACTGGTCGATTGTTGAAGGCGATGAATCGATAAACGGACTAGATACTAAAGCAAAATTCCTTTACTACCCGGCAAAATATGTCATTCTAACCGGTGCTAATTGGGAACACAAAGAAAGCTACAAAAACGAATCTGACAATCTGGAGTCTTTTCGGACACTTATCAAAAAAATCCCTCCGGACGGGTTATTGATTACCAATTCGCTAGGACACAAAACCGAAACGCTCTCCCTAGCCTCACGAGCCAAGGTAATTTTTTATAATGGGCAAAAGTCAGATTACAAAATAATCAAAAAGGAAATATCTCAAATTTCAAAATTAACTTTTGTTACTCCTAAAGGCAATTTATCGATAAAAACCAGTCTTCTCGGTACATTTAATTTTGAAAACATCCTTGCCGCCGTCACTTTGTGCATGGAAATTGGAATTAATCCCAAAATTATCCAAAAGGCGGTATCTTCCTTTAGGGGAATCAGCCGAAGATTGCAGAAAATTATTTCAAAAAACAACCTTCACTTTTACGATGACTTTGCTCAATCTCCCGAAAGAATCAAGTCGGCACTCGACGCTGTCAAGCTTCATTTTCCAAATCAAAGAATTTTTGTTTATCTTGAACCTCACGCATCATTTCTTCTCACCACATCCGGGCTTATCGGCCTTGGAAACGCCCTGTCGGATTGTACAAAAATAATTCTGTCAAAAATTCCATTCAAAACCAATATCCCAATCTCTACTCGGGCTACGGCAAAACACTATTCCGACGAGATTGGTGATAACCTTATATATATTCCTCAAAACAAAGAGCTTTATAAATATTTCCATCAAACGTTAAAACCAAACGATATTCTGGTTCACTTTAGCTCTGGAGGAGCAGAAGGTCTCAAAACCTTCAAAAAAATTACTAGTTATCGCACACAATAA
- the murA gene encoding UDP-N-acetylglucosamine 1-carboxyvinyltransferase, translating to MSRYVISGGKPLSGEVSIRGAKNASYKQLIATLLTAKTCQLTNVPQISDIRITESIAKSLGSKVTYTGEHSLEVKTPKITNSAVPMGVGEKSRSSFMFAAPLLVRTGSATVPIPGGDRLGARPLDRLFDCYRTMNIQTEEFPNKIFFRTDKIKPTHYTFAKPSHTVTEVIIMTALAATGETIIDNAAREPEIDDLISMLNSMGATIQRDPKNSGRIIIQGGKSLNGTNHQVISDRNESVTFACAALATKGSVNILRIDPKIISKFLTTIEAMGAKVYRGKDEVAVTWYQPLKAIDIETEPEPGFMTDWQALFTIVLTQAVGCSSIIERVHPSRFQHIKNLEIMNAKVKYFNPEINHPENYYHFNPENDHSDYFHGVKIYGPTKLIANNFSINDLRAGASITLAAITAEGKSVVDGVEYIERGYEKLAERLCSLGAQIEYIKT from the coding sequence ATGTCAAGATACGTCATCAGTGGGGGAAAGCCACTATCGGGCGAAGTGTCCATTCGCGGCGCTAAAAATGCCAGCTATAAACAACTTATTGCCACATTACTCACCGCTAAGACTTGTCAATTAACCAATGTTCCTCAGATATCCGACATAAGAATAACCGAAAGCATTGCCAAAAGTCTTGGTTCCAAAGTTACCTATACCGGAGAGCACAGTCTGGAGGTAAAAACCCCAAAAATTACCAACTCAGCCGTCCCTATGGGAGTCGGTGAAAAATCAAGGTCGTCGTTTATGTTTGCCGCCCCTCTTTTGGTCAGAACCGGATCCGCCACCGTTCCGATTCCGGGAGGAGACAGGCTCGGTGCTCGACCACTAGACCGTCTTTTTGATTGCTACAGAACGATGAATATCCAAACCGAGGAATTCCCAAACAAAATTTTTTTTCGAACCGACAAGATAAAACCAACCCACTATACCTTTGCTAAACCATCCCACACCGTTACCGAAGTAATAATTATGACTGCCCTGGCCGCAACCGGAGAAACGATTATCGACAACGCCGCCAGAGAACCGGAAATCGATGATTTGATAAGCATGCTCAACTCTATGGGTGCCACCATTCAGCGAGACCCAAAGAATTCCGGTCGGATTATCATCCAAGGTGGTAAGTCACTAAATGGAACCAACCATCAAGTCATCTCCGACAGAAACGAATCTGTCACTTTTGCCTGTGCCGCCCTTGCCACGAAAGGATCGGTAAATATTTTACGAATTGACCCAAAAATTATTTCTAAATTTTTAACTACCATTGAAGCCATGGGAGCAAAAGTATATAGGGGAAAAGACGAAGTTGCCGTCACCTGGTATCAACCACTAAAAGCCATCGACATTGAAACAGAGCCGGAACCGGGATTTATGACCGATTGGCAGGCACTTTTTACTATTGTACTTACTCAGGCAGTCGGGTGTAGCAGTATTATCGAAAGAGTCCACCCGTCTCGATTCCAGCATATTAAAAATCTTGAAATCATGAATGCAAAAGTAAAATATTTTAATCCTGAAATCAACCACCCCGAAAACTATTACCACTTTAATCCGGAAAACGATCACTCGGACTACTTCCATGGTGTCAAAATTTACGGACCAACCAAGCTAATCGCCAACAACTTTTCAATCAATGATTTAAGAGCCGGCGCATCGATCACTCTGGCGGCCATTACTGCTGAAGGTAAATCAGTGGTCGACGGGGTTGAATATATTGAAAGAGGCTACGAAAAACTAGCCGAACGTCTTTGTTCCCTCGGAGCTCAAATAGAGTATATTAAAACATAA
- a CDS encoding lysine biosynthesis protein LysW, which produces MEDKIFCPDCKSEIETKGVLQVGEILECQECGTEVEIVGLKPLKISELFEEK; this is translated from the coding sequence ATGGAAGATAAAATATTTTGTCCAGATTGTAAGTCGGAAATAGAAACAAAGGGTGTCTTGCAGGTTGGTGAAATTCTCGAATGTCAGGAGTGTGGGACAGAGGTTGAAATAGTTGGTTTGAAGCCTTTAAAGATATCAGAGTTGTTTGAAGAGAAATAG
- a CDS encoding UDP-N-acetylmuramoyl-L-alanyl-D-glutamate--2,6-diaminopimelate ligase, protein MFFLQKIKNLFWHLPKSIFFNLYYGLPSRKLILIGVTGTDGKTTTCTLIHEILKNNGLQSGLISTIHAKIGDKIIETGLHTTSPDPKLIQQLFRRMVKAGLTHCVCEVTSHALDQNRFWGCQFEISAITNTSHEHLDYHKTMENYLRSKTKLFRISNHAILNKDDPSYNIISPTVTVPHKTYSINKKSDFQAKDITIKKTYMEFMVNGVKIKTDSNYHYQIYNILASLAVTKHLGINIHTAKSTIVKFPETKGRREEVPNEFGIKTIIDFAHTPYALESTLSALKNITPNNLIVIFGATGGRDKSKRPLMGKTVSHVANIALLTSDDTRNEKVEDINEQIISGIDKNLSELWDYKEVQSQNLYSKVTQAARKKFTFMNIPNRQDAFNIAAKLAHPGDTIVACGKGHETTILHGSTEYPWSESEAFRSALRFRNI, encoded by the coding sequence ATGTTTTTTCTCCAAAAAATAAAAAACCTGTTTTGGCACCTACCGAAAAGTATATTTTTTAACCTATATTACGGTCTCCCTTCGAGAAAACTAATATTAATCGGTGTTACCGGTACGGACGGGAAAACTACTACTTGTACTTTGATTCATGAAATTCTGAAAAACAACGGCCTCCAATCCGGCCTGATAAGCACCATCCATGCCAAAATTGGCGACAAAATTATCGAAACCGGACTTCATACCACCAGTCCGGACCCAAAATTAATCCAACAACTATTTCGCCGGATGGTCAAGGCCGGTCTTACCCACTGTGTATGCGAAGTCACCTCCCATGCCCTGGATCAAAACAGGTTTTGGGGATGTCAGTTTGAAATATCCGCCATTACCAATACTTCCCATGAACACCTCGATTACCACAAAACAATGGAAAATTATCTTCGCTCAAAAACGAAACTTTTCCGAATTTCTAATCACGCCATTCTAAATAAAGACGATCCTTCATACAACATTATTTCCCCCACCGTCACTGTCCCTCATAAAACTTATAGCATTAATAAAAAATCTGATTTTCAGGCGAAAGATATCACCATCAAAAAAACTTACATGGAGTTTATGGTCAATGGAGTCAAAATTAAAACCGACAGTAACTACCACTACCAAATATACAATATCCTTGCCTCATTGGCCGTTACTAAACACCTCGGAATAAACATCCATACCGCCAAATCAACCATCGTAAAATTTCCCGAAACCAAAGGCCGCCGAGAAGAGGTTCCCAATGAATTTGGTATCAAAACTATCATCGATTTTGCTCATACTCCCTATGCCCTGGAAAGTACTTTAAGCGCTCTTAAAAATATAACTCCAAACAATCTGATTGTAATTTTTGGGGCAACCGGTGGACGAGACAAAAGTAAAAGGCCACTTATGGGCAAAACGGTTTCCCATGTCGCCAATATTGCCCTTCTTACTTCCGACGACACCAGAAACGAAAAAGTTGAAGATATCAACGAACAAATTATAAGTGGAATTGACAAGAATTTATCCGAATTATGGGACTACAAAGAAGTTCAGTCTCAAAATTTATATTCCAAAGTGACCCAAGCCGCAAGAAAAAAATTTACTTTTATGAATATCCCCAATCGCCAGGACGCTTTTAACATCGCCGCCAAACTGGCTCACCCGGGTGACACAATAGTCGCCTGCGGAAAGGGTCACGAAACAACTATTTTACACGGCTCAACCGAATATCCATGGTCAGAATCAGAAGCCTTCAGAAGTGCTCTTAGATTTCGAAATATCTAA
- a CDS encoding PLP-dependent lyase/thiolase, which produces MTSTPLIKLENFYLKREDKNQTGSIKDRAISLQIENLVGKGISAAVISSTGNAAISALYYCSKSNIKLTIFLSPKINLSKLSLITEKTKNFIISDRPISGAFKYAKKTNSFLLRQSTDPIAQIGYQSVGLELSKDIPDITSIFMPVGSGTTLLGISKGLPKTVKIFAIQPASHCPISQTFDPQYIKESHTITDALSVKLLPLKSDILKTITESGGGGMVVQNTTVVETQKFLLTNNIFTSPEGALALAGFLKAEKLGIKVGAYPVIILTGEQR; this is translated from the coding sequence ATGACATCAACACCCCTAATAAAACTAGAAAACTTCTACCTGAAAAGAGAAGATAAAAATCAAACCGGTTCGATAAAGGACAGGGCAATATCACTGCAAATAGAAAATCTCGTTGGCAAAGGTATCTCGGCGGCGGTTATCTCCAGTACCGGCAACGCCGCCATTTCCGCTCTCTATTATTGCTCCAAATCAAACATAAAACTGACCATCTTTCTTTCCCCAAAGATCAACCTGTCAAAACTATCACTCATCACTGAAAAAACAAAAAACTTTATCATTTCCGACAGACCAATTAGTGGTGCCTTTAAATATGCCAAAAAAACCAATAGCTTTTTGCTCCGACAATCCACCGATCCCATAGCTCAAATCGGCTATCAGTCGGTCGGCTTGGAGTTATCAAAAGATATACCCGATATTACCAGCATATTTATGCCGGTTGGCAGCGGGACAACCTTGTTGGGCATTTCAAAGGGGCTCCCAAAAACTGTCAAAATTTTTGCCATTCAGCCCGCCTCTCACTGCCCCATCAGCCAAACATTTGACCCTCAATATATCAAAGAATCACACACCATCACCGATGCCCTATCCGTAAAACTTCTGCCCCTAAAGTCAGATATTTTAAAAACCATTACCGAGTCCGGTGGAGGAGGCATGGTTGTCCAAAACACAACGGTTGTTGAAACTCAAAAATTTCTCCTCACAAATAACATTTTTACTTCACCGGAAGGCGCCTTGGCCTTGGCCGGGTTCCTAAAGGCTGAAAAACTGGGAATCAAAGTTGGTGCCTACCCCGTAATTATTTTAACGGGTGAACAAAGATGA